Below is a window of Neodiprion virginianus isolate iyNeoVirg1 chromosome 4, iyNeoVirg1.1, whole genome shotgun sequence DNA.
ATTAGTacagttttttaaattcaaaggCATCTCTATTAATTCCAAAAGGCTTCACCGATCTATCTCATGAGAGTGACAAGAATTACTTCACAAATTAACACTACTGCTATCTTAAATAATGTATCAAAATctatgtacaatttttttatggtGCAATATTTACAGTTTCTCttaatttcttcgttttcctgttttctttccttcaaAGATTTTGGACAAACGACGATAGTACTTTTTGGTCACCAGGCATCTTGCCATTAGGACGTCACtggattattatcattataattattatatgcTTTTTTGAGggtaatattaaaaaaattgtctatcacaaatattgtatacaaacatttttatacaacgaataataatttattgcaaaagtGAAAGTTAGCTGTCAGCCCATTATTCACTCAAATGTCGTGAAACGAATATCAAATCATCATACATGGGGTTCCGTAATTACTTAGCGATTGTAGCACCCATAAGTGAGACGAGACACGTATACGGAGCCTACAAGATTTCATTTCAGACTATCATTTCCTTCACCATTTACGATTAAAATTAACCTTTCGAAAACGATTAGCATCATTTCATATCGcatatacataaaaaatacaCCGGGGAACTCACATTGCCacaaagttttaaaaatattgtactaAAGAATGATCCCGTCCCATACGACAAATTAGAAAATCAGTTACTCGAATATGTATAAAGTTACGAATTAATGATGTTATTTGTACATAAAACTCAAATGAAGATGAGAAATTTATGGTATTTGTTCAAGATCGATTTCGGTATTTTGAGTTTGTACAagtattttggaaaaatttatgcaaattcATCACTAATCGCAGTCTATGGACAcatttgaagagaaaaagaattcaTTAGTTACGTACACAGGTACATCTTTAGTATATTAGTGTCATTCAAATAGGAAGTTCTGCATACACCATCAATAATCCAATCACGGTATACTTTTTGCACAAAAGAAATGACCGATTAACAGCTATTGTTGATTCTGTTACATTTCATTAGCGTAAACCAGTGGTGTATATATAAGGACAACCGCTACATTAAATCTACGATCATTACTGAAAGGTATGTCATCATCTGATTTGACCAACGACAGTCGGGACAATAGCAAACGCAGTCAGATTAAATCGCGAGTAATATTGAAGAGCTATCATGCTTTGCAGAGATATTCAAGTGAATTAATCGAATTCTAACTAACAACTCCGTCTCAGCTATCGCAGGGGTCAGACTGTTCCTTCGTTTTTTAGATTTTGCAAACCTGACCATCGTTCAAGTTTAGTGTGAATCAATTTTCGTagagaaataatgaaatggATACAGGTTTTCTGTATTTAACTGCAAAAATACGAATACACGTCGTGGTGATAAGTTTGTCAGTGCATTGTTAACCTTACactaaatgaaaatatgtgcaAACTTGAATTTCGTTTGGGCAAAAGTACCGTGTGACTGAATTATTGTTGTACAGAGATAATGTGCCACTGTTAAATTGACAATCCTGCATGTCGAAACGACAAACGATGAAGTCGAAGTTCCAGACGATACTTTGATCTGACTTGGATGAATATCGATCACCCTTCCCAGCAGTTTGACACAGAAATTATTCGGGGTGCCCAAATGAATGCAAACTACAATGTCAGCAATGTTTTATGATTATGGGTGTGGTCCTATACCTTCTTGTTAATATCAGCGTTCTTGCGCTTTCTGCCCCTGCCCCCCCTTCCTGCCTGGTCGCTACTCACAGGATGATTGGCTGCCGCGTCGTTGTCTACAGAGGTAGGAATGTCCTTTGGACTTGTCTGGCCAAGAGGAGCGGGGTATCTCTCCACGTAGGTCGACCATTTTTCTGCCGTACTTATACCCTCTCTCTGCCGTTCTCTTTCGCTCTCTCGGTCCCTGCATCCGCCCTCCGTCGTGTCTTCACTTTCAGTGTCTAGCAGCTCCATTGTTATTTTGCAGTCTTTTTTGTACTGCAATAAGTTAACAAAACCAAGGTAACGACAATCGAAACTACATTCGGATATAATTTTACATGAGTTGCGTTTAATATTTGGGTATACGCTATGCATCTATGCACAACTCTTGGAGGTTCTTACACATTATCCAATTTAAAATCACGGTCTAGCCAGATATGCTTCACGATCTTGAATTACGTGTATTTCACACTTGCCACGATATTGATTCAATTGCAGATTTCATGTTGAAATGTACTTAGAAATTTTGTCATATGGAGAGTAGCCTCAAGTAGACCGTAATGATTGTAAGAGTTCTCGATAAAGGACCGGTAAATAAAACTTGGAATcaaataacaaagaaaaaaataaaaaagaaaaaaaaaataaagcaaatAAGCAAATCAACGAAATACTCACAAtatgtattttgaaacaattctCATCAGTCATAGCTCTCTCTGCTTTACGCTGGTAGGCGGTTTCTGCTCCTAGCCTCAGATAGGCAGTGGCGCACAAACCACCAGCTCCGCTACTTTCCTTTGGCTGCCTTTGTTCTCGTTGGAATAACTCCATGCACTGCTGACACGTTGGATCAGAAACCAAATGCTGCAACTAAACAGACGAAAAATAGTTTAAGCACcgtaaaaatattatcgaCATGAAAGAGGATGCAAAAAATTCGTCATTAATTTCACGTGTGCTAAAGACTTGTGATGATATATATTGTTCCGTATTTCACTCAGTAATTAGAATTTATGTTAACGTACTTGTCTTACAGCATATGTGACCACCTTATCCAAGGTAAAGGCAATATACGCGTGGATGCCGAACATTTCACGTAGCGTATCTTCGTACGCTGTGCTTTCCATGTTGCCATCTAAAACATTCTTCACCATGTCCAAGAACGCTGGATAATAATCCTCTATTTCTATTTCATCTGCagcaaaagaaagaaaaacattacAAAATGTTGTTGCTACTGACAACAATTCAAAAGTGCGGAAAATCGACGAGATTACACACTTTTTGGTTTTAATCTCAATGCAACCGCTGTGCTCTCCTTTCGTTGTTGTTTGTATCTGGATTCTTCTTCAGCCAAGGCAACCGCTCTTTCGTACATCTTTGTTAACCTCTCGCACAGAATTTGATGTAACCTCAGAAAAAGGTACCAGTTGTTACTGCCCATGAACAGGGTGTACGCCTCTTCGGGATCGGCGGATAAGGCATGGGAGGGAGGTTTTAGATCTGGATCACTTTTCACGTGTGCAGAAGAAAAGTTGGGTGAAGCCACTGCTTTGTTTCTACTCCCGTGAAGACCACCAGATGTTATCGTCAACGACGATATATGAGAGCTGCTACACGCAGGTGAGTCTATGTCCTCTTTTTCATCTGCAAGTTTCAACATGAAATTCACGTAGACGAAACAATGGCGAGGGGGAAATGCTTGTAGTTTTGCAGAGCGTAGATCAAAGTTTGAACTTACCATCTTCGTCGCGCTCATCGTCGCTCAGTTCTTGTcgtggatgaaaaaataggTCAGGGATAAAGTGCTTTAGAAGCAACTTTATCTGTTGCTTGTCTTCCTTGTGAATAGCTGTCTGTCTCTTCACGTGATGAATTAGGAGATTGGCTGCGTCATCGAGTACGGACTTGTCTTTGTATGCCAGCACCATATGTGGACCACCTCCCCCTTGTGCCTCTGCATTACTGTCGTCTGCTTGCTCATGCCTCTGTTAAGTTATAAAGATTATTAGGTGAGACAAGTTCCCGTTGGAGTCAAGACATGTAGAATTCTGGTAGAATCGACTTTACCTCATCGTAAAgtgtttcaatttcattgaagAGACTTTTCGATCTGAGCGCCTTGACAtcattttgtttgaaatttatacactGGTGATCCAAGGATTTCAAATAGTACTTTTCGTTTTGTTCTCtccatattttattgaacCCTTTTTGAGCTTCTCTCCATTCCTCCTCCTTGCTTTTAAGCCTCCTAAGAACGACCGGCACCGCAATAACaggatttttcttcaacccGTCAATAATGTCCGCAGCCTTGTCACCGTATATCCTCCTCAGAGCTCTCTGGTGTATTGTCGGCGAACAGCCTCCCAGACAATCATCTAATCTGAACTTTTGTATCTCCTCCGAGCTCATCCTACTCATTTTCTTGTGTACACCTTCCAGGACTCGAATCGTCGCTGCGTTTGTTTCTATAACACCGTCCAGTTCAAACCGTTCGTCCTCACAGCGGTATATGAACTCTTCATACTGAGTTTTTCTACAGGATTGACAATTTCATAAAGTATGCACTTATTTGAAACcgataattaaaatatgattGCCTTTCAAGTATAGTAACTTCTATCTTACCTTGAAGTAACAAAGGTACTGTCTTCAGACCATGTTGGGAAAGATACCCACGTATCGTTCAGCACCTCTTTACACAATTGCGTCCTACCGGTGCATTTAGGCTGAACGTACGATTTAGGTAACGCACAATAGGATGCGCCGAGCCGTTTGCAAGTGGAGTAATCTATTTCCATAGCCAAATCTCCTTGGGGACGGTCTTGGTGACTTCTGACGACATTGTTAGGAAGCGTTTCGACGTTCAAACCACCGGTTGTAGTGGACATAGAAGTTGAGGAGTCCGGAGAGTGACCCAAGAAATCTTTGAACCATCGCAATAGTTCTGGGAATCTGCCCAAGAACGGTGTTACCAATTGTATGAGTTCTGTCTTGGACACGATTTCTTGATTGAACAGAACCAAACAGCGTAAGAAATTCTCATAGACTTCTTGCGATCTCAGGGCCTTCCGCACCTATGAACCAATTACATTTCGTTTACTTTTCCATGTATCTTGATTCATCTTAATTGGTACAATCTAGCAGTAACTGAAATTAGTCTTTAGTTTCACAAAATAATTTAACTTACTTTATCGAAAAAGGCATAATCGTTAAGGCTTCCATATTTTCCAGCATCGGCGAATGTCACATCTCTCAGCGTAGCCATTTTGTGCTTTTTTGATGGTGGCTGACCGTGTTGAGTGTGATGCGAATTGCCAGTGGTTCCCGATGTTGAAAAGGACGGACTTCTTTTCAGCTGACCGGTGCTATGACCAAACTTCTGACCGCTATTCAAATCCCTGGCTCCCACCCCTCTCTCTCGGTCCCTCTCTCTATGATCTCTGTTGTCTCGTTCTACTCCGCTTAAGCTTCCGCTTTCTCTGTGTTCTCTAGGTATGTTCCCTGAACTGTTGTACAACGCTTTCAATCCTAGGGGTTTTTTAACGATCGCCGAATGATCGTTAACCGCCCCACCTTTGTTACTCTGGAACATAGCAGACTGGCACCAGTTAGAATTAAATGATTATTTCTCTGCGAACTAAATGCACATCCTGTCACAGTTTCATGTCAATCAGATGCACAGAGACGAGCATAACGAATAAACTGTGTAAAACTTTCCAAATGAATTTAGAACCAAAAATTTATCCTCAACTGACAAATAAACACTCACCAGGGCACTTTGTTGGTTCGTAGCATCAGGCAAAAATTGTCCAAACTCAGCGAGGAGATCttcttgattttcaaaaagtttagCGACTTGACTGTAGACCTCTGCCTCTGTTAGATGTTTCCCACTTCCTCCTCCGACAGCTGCTCCTCCTCCAGTTACCATATGACCGGATTCTTTTAAGTTGCGTTGTTCCTTTTGATAGGTATGCAAAATCTCCAAAAATCGCTTATACTTTTCAGGCTGACCTTGGAATCGATTCTATAAAGAGGTATGCATATATAAATTCAACAACCCGATGACATATTTTCTCAAGGTTTTTGCAAGTaaagcaacgaataaaaattgtatttctaCCTTAATCTTGTTCACGTAATTGATGGCATGATTGAATTCCACAGGTTGACTTTGCTGCGTCTGACCACTATTCGGTGTACCATCTTGTGCCTGGCTCAAAGCTTGACTGACAGCAGCTTGGGCTTGAGCCGTGCTTATGTGCGAATTGTTGTACGATTGGACCGGCGGTGATGACGGAGCATGAACGGTTAAGCTATTGTTTGGAATGTTATTTCCAATGGCGTGGTGTATGCTGCCAGATCTGTAGAGTGGATAGAATGTATATGTCGAATATCGCGGATAGgacaagaatgaaaaaaatgcatctactcaaataaaattccttGCTCACCCTTGCATGATTTGTAGGACGGATGGAGCCTTGGCCGGCTGAGTAGGCGGACTGGCAATGGGTGGTGAACCAACATTGCCTGTGCAGTGATGAGATAATGTTGGGGTATGCGTAGCAGTCGGACTAGGCATACTAACCGATACTTGGA
It encodes the following:
- the LOC124303194 gene encoding paired amphipathic helix protein Sin3b isoform X6, which codes for MKRTRGVDEVASAAAAAALKHSSGGAGGGGIGGGGGLEVGENIDYRPNSGLAVGIGPGQPIRPITSKEMPGSIQFGAVQAQQQYPVAVVMPTPAPSSVKVHSGSTTPPTPTAPGSSLSGGAQQFQRLKVEDALHYLDQVKYKFNNQPQVYNDFLDIMKEFKSQSIDTPGVIKRVSNLFKGHPQLIVGFNTFLPPGYKIEVQADEQGYAFQVSVSMPSPTATHTPTLSHHCTGNVGSPPIASPPTQPAKAPSVLQIMQGSGSIHHAIGNNIPNNSLTVHAPSSPPVQSYNNSHISTAQAQAAVSQALSQAQDGTPNSGQTQQSQPVEFNHAINYVNKIKNRFQGQPEKYKRFLEILHTYQKEQRNLKESGHMVTGGGAAVGGGSGKHLTEAEVYSQVAKLFENQEDLLAEFGQFLPDATNQQSALSAMFQSNKGGAVNDHSAIVKKPLGLKALYNSSGNIPREHRESGSLSGVERDNRDHRERDRERGVGARDLNSGQKFGHSTGQLKRSPSFSTSGTTGNSHHTQHGQPPSKKHKMATLRDVTFADAGKYGSLNDYAFFDKVRKALRSQEVYENFLRCLVLFNQEIVSKTELIQLVTPFLGRFPELLRWFKDFLGHSPDSSTSMSTTTGGLNVETLPNNVVRSHQDRPQGDLAMEIDYSTCKRLGASYCALPKSYVQPKCTGRTQLCKEVLNDTWVSFPTWSEDSTFVTSRKTQYEEFIYRCEDERFELDGVIETNAATIRVLEGVHKKMSRMSSEEIQKFRLDDCLGGCSPTIHQRALRRIYGDKAADIIDGLKKNPVIAVPVVLRRLKSKEEEWREAQKGFNKIWREQNEKYYLKSLDHQCINFKQNDVKALRSKSLFNEIETLYDERHEQADDSNAEAQGGGGPHMVLAYKDKSVLDDAANLLIHHVKRQTAIHKEDKQQIKLLLKHFIPDLFFHPRQELSDDERDEDDEKEDIDSPACSSSHISSLTITSGGLHGSRNKAVASPNFSSAHVKSDPDLKPPSHALSADPEEAYTLFMGSNNWYLFLRLHQILCERLTKMYERAVALAEEESRYKQQRKESTAVALRLKPKNEIEIEDYYPAFLDMVKNVLDGNMESTAYEDTLREMFGIHAYIAFTLDKVVTYAVRQLQHLVSDPTCQQCMELFQREQRQPKESSGAGGLCATAYLRLGAETAYQRKAERAMTDENCFKIHIYKKDCKITMELLDTESEDTTEGGCRDRESERERQREGISTAEKWSTYVERYPAPLGQTSPKDIPTSVDNDAAANHPFAFIWAPRIISVSNCWEG
- the LOC124303194 gene encoding paired amphipathic helix protein Sin3b isoform X5 yields the protein MKRTRGVDEVASAAAAAALKHSSGGAGGGGIGGGGGLEVGENIDYRPNSGLAVGIGPGQPIRPITSKEMPGSIQFGAVQAQQQYPVAVVMPTPAPSSVKVHSGSTTPPTPTAPGSSLSGGAQQFQRLKVEDALHYLDQVKYKFNNQPQVYNDFLDIMKEFKSQSIDTPGVIKRVSNLFKGHPQLIVGFNTFLPPGYKIEVQADEQGYAFQVSVSMPSPTATHTPTLSHHCTGNVGSPPIASPPTQPAKAPSVLQIMQGSGSIHHAIGNNIPNNSLTVHAPSSPPVQSYNNSHISTAQAQAAVSQALSQAQDGTPNSGQTQQSQPVEFNHAINYVNKIKNRFQGQPEKYKRFLEILHTYQKEQRNLKESGHMVTGGGAAVGGGSGKHLTEAEVYSQVAKLFENQEDLLAEFGQFLPDATNQQSALSAMFQSNKGGAVNDHSAIVKKPLGLKALYNSSGNIPREHRESGSLSGVERDNRDHRERDRERGVGARDLNSGQKFGHSTGQLKRSPSFSTSGTTGNSHHTQHGQPPSKKHKMATLRDVTFADAGKYGSLNDYAFFDKVRKALRSQEVYENFLRCLVLFNQEIVSKTELIQLVTPFLGRFPELLRWFKDFLGHSPDSSTSMSTTTGGLNVETLPNNVVRSHQDRPQGDLAMEIDYSTCKRLGASYCALPKSYVQPKCTGRTQLCKEVLNDTWVSFPTWSEDSTFVTSRKTQYEEFIYRCEDERFELDGVIETNAATIRVLEGVHKKMSRMSSEEIQKFRLDDCLGGCSPTIHQRALRRIYGDKAADIIDGLKKNPVIAVPVVLRRLKSKEEEWREAQKGFNKIWREQNEKYYLKSLDHQCINFKQNDVKALRSKSLFNEIETLYDERHEQADDSNAEAQGGGGPHMVLAYKDKSVLDDAANLLIHHVKRQTAIHKEDKQQIKLLLKHFIPDLFFHPRQELSDDERDEDDEKEDIDSPACSSSHISSLTITSGGLHGSRNKAVASPNFSSAHVKSDPDLKPPSHALSADPEEAYTLFMGSNNWYLFLRLHQILCERLTKMYERAVALAEEESRYKQQRKESTAVALRLKPKNEIEIEDYYPAFLDMVKNVLDGNMESTAYEDTLREMFGIHAYIAFTLDKVVTYAVRQLQHLVSDPTCQQCMELFQREQRQPKESSGAGGLCATAYLRLGAETAYQRKAERAMTDENCFKIHIYKKDCKITMELLDTESEDTTEGGCRDRESERERQREGISTAEKWSTYVERYPAPLGQTSPKDIPTSVDNDAAANHPVSSDQAGRGGRGRKRKNADINKKV
- the LOC124303194 gene encoding paired amphipathic helix protein Sin3b isoform X1, producing the protein MKRTRGVDEVASAAAAAALKHSSGGAGGGGIGGGGGLEVGENIDYRPNSGLAVGIGPGQPIRPITSKEMPGSIQFGAVQAQQQYPVAVVMPTPAPSSVKVHSGSTTPPTPTAPGSSLSGGAQQFQRLKVEDALHYLDQVKYKFNNQPQVYNDFLDIMKEFKSQSIDTPGVIKRVSNLFKGHPQLIVGFNTFLPPGYKIEVQADEQGYAFQVSVSMPSPTATHTPTLSHHCTGNVGSPPIASPPTQPAKAPSVLQIMQGSGSIHHAIGNNIPNNSLTVHAPSSPPVQSYNNSHISTAQAQAAVSQALSQAQDGTPNSGQTQQSQPVEFNHAINYVNKIKNRFQGQPEKYKRFLEILHTYQKEQRNLKESGHMVTGGGAAVGGGSGKHLTEAEVYSQVAKLFENQEDLLAEFGQFLPDATNQQSALSAMFQSNKGGAVNDHSAIVKKPLGLKALYNSSGNIPREHRESGSLSGVERDNRDHRERDRERGVGARDLNSGQKFGHSTGQLKRSPSFSTSGTTGNSHHTQHGQPPSKKHKMATLRDVTFADAGKYGSLNDYAFFDKVRKALRSQEVYENFLRCLVLFNQEIVSKTELIQLVTPFLGRFPELLRWFKDFLGHSPDSSTSMSTTTGGLNVETLPNNVVRSHQDRPQGDLAMEIDYSTCKRLGASYCALPKSYVQPKCTGRTQLCKEVLNDTWVSFPTWSEDSTFVTSRKTQYEEFIYRCEDERFELDGVIETNAATIRVLEGVHKKMSRMSSEEIQKFRLDDCLGGCSPTIHQRALRRIYGDKAADIIDGLKKNPVIAVPVVLRRLKSKEEEWREAQKGFNKIWREQNEKYYLKSLDHQCINFKQNDVKALRSKSLFNEIETLYDERHEQADDSNAEAQGGGGPHMVLAYKDKSVLDDAANLLIHHVKRQTAIHKEDKQQIKLLLKHFIPDLFFHPRQELSDDERDEDDEKEDIDSPACSSSHISSLTITSGGLHGSRNKAVASPNFSSAHVKSDPDLKPPSHALSADPEEAYTLFMGSNNWYLFLRLHQILCERLTKMYERAVALAEEESRYKQQRKESTAVALRLKPKNEIEIEDYYPAFLDMVKNVLDGNMESTAYEDTLREMFGIHAYIAFTLDKVVTYAVRQLQHLVSDPTCQQCMELFQREQRQPKESSGAGGLCATAYLRLGAETAYQRKAERAMTDENCFKIHIYKKDCKITMELLDTESEDTTEGGCRDRESERERQREGISTAEKWSTYVERYPAPLGQTSPKDIPTSVDNDAAANHPVSSDQAGRGGRGRKRKNADINKKMDETGWSSFDRLLVGRKPVFLYRNVREWRKRASRMARLPSLNTVHSDKTPEITATDKTVETSSGLLERPAPLRMTEPGDTGDIINTDSTQCRFNPNSYRMLYVASKEAFLYKPNSFTRARQCHPAVTKHLNSKFHQWLARWATQNVADTQHRLCQDWLMGRYENLIPHRTRVVTDNDQSRSPYRQYNRYRIERLKSDSSTEQCA
- the LOC124303194 gene encoding paired amphipathic helix protein Sin3b isoform X2 yields the protein MKRTRGVDEVASAAAAAALKHSSGGAGGGGIGGGGGLEVGENIDYRPNSGLAVGIGPGQPIRPITSKEMPGSIQFGAVQAQQQYPVAVVMPTPAPSSVKVHSGSTTPPTPTAPGSSLSGGAQQFQRLKVEDALHYLDQVKYKFNNQPQVYNDFLDIMKEFKSQSIDTPGVIKRVSNLFKGHPQLIVGFNTFLPPGYKIEVQADEQGYAFQVSVSMPSPTATHTPTLSHHCTGNVGSPPIASPPTQPAKAPSVLQIMQGSGSIHHAIGNNIPNNSLTVHAPSSPPVQSYNNSHISTAQAQAAVSQALSQAQDGTPNSGQTQQSQPVEFNHAINYVNKIKNRFQGQPEKYKRFLEILHTYQKEQRNLKESGHMVTGGGAAVGGGSGKHLTEAEVYSQVAKLFENQEDLLAEFGQFLPDATNQQSALSAMFQSNKGGAVNDHSAIVKKPLGLKALYNSSGNIPREHRESGSLSGVERDNRDHRERDRERGVGARDLNSGQKFGHSTGQLKRSPSFSTSGTTGNSHHTQHGQPPSKKHKMATLRDVTFADAGKYGSLNDYAFFDKVRKALRSQEVYENFLRCLVLFNQEIVSKTELIQLVTPFLGRFPELLRWFKDFLGHSPDSSTSMSTTTGGLNVETLPNNVVRSHQDRPQGDLAMEIDYSTCKRLGASYCALPKSYVQPKCTGRTQLCKEVLNDTWVSFPTWSEDSTFVTSRKTQYEEFIYRCEDERFELDGVIETNAATIRVLEGVHKKMSRMSSEEIQKFRLDDCLGGCSPTIHQRALRRIYGDKAADIIDGLKKNPVIAVPVVLRRLKSKEEEWREAQKGFNKIWREQNEKYYLKSLDHQCINFKQNDVKALRSKSLFNEIETLYDERHEQADDSNAEAQGGGGPHMVLAYKDKSVLDDAANLLIHHVKRQTAIHKEDKQQIKLLLKHFIPDLFFHPRQELSDDERDEDDEKEDIDSPACSSSHISSLTITSGGLHGSRNKAVASPNFSSAHVKSDPDLKPPSHALSADPEEAYTLFMGSNNWYLFLRLHQILCERLTKMYERAVALAEEESRYKQQRKESTAVALRLKPKNEIEIEDYYPAFLDMVKNVLDGNMESTAYEDTLREMFGIHAYIAFTLDKVVTYALQHLVSDPTCQQCMELFQREQRQPKESSGAGGLCATAYLRLGAETAYQRKAERAMTDENCFKIHIYKKDCKITMELLDTESEDTTEGGCRDRESERERQREGISTAEKWSTYVERYPAPLGQTSPKDIPTSVDNDAAANHPVSSDQAGRGGRGRKRKNADINKKMDETGWSSFDRLLVGRKPVFLYRNVREWRKRASRMARLPSLNTVHSDKTPEITATDKTVETSSGLLERPAPLRMTEPGDTGDIINTDSTQCRFNPNSYRMLYVASKEAFLYKPNSFTRARQCHPAVTKHLNSKFHQWLARWATQNVADTQHRLCQDWLMGRYENLIPHRTRVVTDNDQSRSPYRQYNRYRIERLKSDSSTEQCA
- the LOC124303194 gene encoding paired amphipathic helix protein Sin3b isoform X3, whose product is MKRTRGVDEVASAAAAAALKHSSGGAGGGGIGGGGGLEVGENIDYRPNSGLAVGIGPGQPIRPITSKEMPGSIQFGAVQAQQQYPVAVVMPTPAPSSVKVHSGSTTPPTPTAPGSSLSGGAQQFQRLKVEDALHYLDQVKYKFNNQPQVYNDFLDIMKEFKSQSIDTPGVIKRVSNLFKGHPQLIVGFNTFLPPGYKIEVQADEQGYAFQVSVSMPSPTATHTPTLSHHCTGNVGSPPIASPPTQPAKAPSVLQIMQGSGSIHHAIGNNIPNNSLTVHAPSSPPVQSYNNSHISTAQAQAAVSQALSQAQDGTPNSGQTQQSQPVEFNHAINYVNKIKNRFQGQPEKYKRFLEILHTYQKEQRNLKESGHMVTGGGAAVGGGSGKHLTEAEVYSQVAKLFENQEDLLAEFGQFLPDATNQQSALSNKGGAVNDHSAIVKKPLGLKALYNSSGNIPREHRESGSLSGVERDNRDHRERDRERGVGARDLNSGQKFGHSTGQLKRSPSFSTSGTTGNSHHTQHGQPPSKKHKMATLRDVTFADAGKYGSLNDYAFFDKVRKALRSQEVYENFLRCLVLFNQEIVSKTELIQLVTPFLGRFPELLRWFKDFLGHSPDSSTSMSTTTGGLNVETLPNNVVRSHQDRPQGDLAMEIDYSTCKRLGASYCALPKSYVQPKCTGRTQLCKEVLNDTWVSFPTWSEDSTFVTSRKTQYEEFIYRCEDERFELDGVIETNAATIRVLEGVHKKMSRMSSEEIQKFRLDDCLGGCSPTIHQRALRRIYGDKAADIIDGLKKNPVIAVPVVLRRLKSKEEEWREAQKGFNKIWREQNEKYYLKSLDHQCINFKQNDVKALRSKSLFNEIETLYDERHEQADDSNAEAQGGGGPHMVLAYKDKSVLDDAANLLIHHVKRQTAIHKEDKQQIKLLLKHFIPDLFFHPRQELSDDERDEDDEKEDIDSPACSSSHISSLTITSGGLHGSRNKAVASPNFSSAHVKSDPDLKPPSHALSADPEEAYTLFMGSNNWYLFLRLHQILCERLTKMYERAVALAEEESRYKQQRKESTAVALRLKPKNEIEIEDYYPAFLDMVKNVLDGNMESTAYEDTLREMFGIHAYIAFTLDKVVTYAVRQLQHLVSDPTCQQCMELFQREQRQPKESSGAGGLCATAYLRLGAETAYQRKAERAMTDENCFKIHIYKKDCKITMELLDTESEDTTEGGCRDRESERERQREGISTAEKWSTYVERYPAPLGQTSPKDIPTSVDNDAAANHPVSSDQAGRGGRGRKRKNADINKKMDETGWSSFDRLLVGRKPVFLYRNVREWRKRASRMARLPSLNTVHSDKTPEITATDKTVETSSGLLERPAPLRMTEPGDTGDIINTDSTQCRFNPNSYRMLYVASKEAFLYKPNSFTRARQCHPAVTKHLNSKFHQWLARWATQNVADTQHRLCQDWLMGRYENLIPHRTRVVTDNDQSRSPYRQYNRYRIERLKSDSSTEQCA
- the LOC124303194 gene encoding paired amphipathic helix protein Sin3b isoform X4 — its product is MKRTRGVDEVASAAAAAALKHSSGGAGGGGIGGGGGLEVGENIDYRPNSGLAVGIGPGQPIRPITSKEMPGSIQFGAVQAQQQYPVAVVMPTPAPSSVKVHSGSTTPPTPTAPGSSLSGGAQQFQRLKVEDALHYLDQVKYKFNNQPQVYNDFLDIMKEFKSQSIDTPGVIKRVSNLFKGHPQLIVGFNTFLPPGYKIEVQADEQGYAFQVSVSMPSPTATHTPTLSHHCTGNVGSPPIASPPTQPAKAPSVLQIMQGSGSIHHAIGNNIPNNSLTVHAPSSPPVQSYNNSHISTAQAQAAVSQALSQAQDGTPNSGQTQQSQPVEFNHAINYVNKIKNRFQGQPEKYKRFLEILHTYQKEQRNLKESGHMVTGGGAAVGGGSGKHLTEAEVYSQVAKLFENQEDLLAEFGQFLPDATNQQSALSAMFQSNKGGAVNDHSAIVKKPLGLKALYNSSGNIPREHRESGSLSGVERDNRDHRERDRERGVGARDLNSGQKFGHSTGQLKRSPSFSTSGTTGNSHHTQHGQPPSKKHKMATLRDVTFADAGKYGSLNDYAFFDKVRKALRSQEVYENFLRCLVLFNQEIVSKTELIQLVTPFLGRFPELLRWFKDFLGHSPDSSTSMSTTTGGLNVETLPNNVVRSHQDRPQGDLAMEIDYSTCKRLGASYCALPKSYVQPKCTGRTQLCKEVLNDTWVSFPTWSEDSTFVTSRKTQYEEFIYRCEDERFELDGVIETNAATIRVLEGVHKKMSRMSSEEIQKFRLDDCLGGCSPTIHQRALRRIYGDKAADIIDGLKKNPVIAVPVVLRRLKSKEEEWREAQKGFNKIWREQNEKYYLKSLDHQCINFKQNDVKALRSKSLFNEIETLYDERHEQADDSNAEAQGGGGPHMVLAYKDKSVLDDAANLLIHHVKRQTAIHKEDKQQIKLLLKHFIPDLFFHPRQELSDDERDEDDEKEDIDSPACSSSHISSLTITSGGLHGSRNKAVASPNFSSAHVKSDPDLKPPSHALSADPEEAYTLFMGSNNWYLFLRLHQILCERLTKMYERAVALAEEESRYKQQRKESTAVALRLKPKNEIEIEDYYPAFLDMVKNVLDGNMESTAYEDTLREMFGIHAYIAFTLDKVVTYAVRQLQHLVSDPTCQQCMELFQREQRQPKESSGAGGLCATAYLRLGAETAYQRKAERAMTDENCFKIHIYKKDCKITMELLDTESEDTTEGGCRDRESERERQREGISTAEKWSTYVERYPAPLGQTSPKDIPTSVDNDAAANHPMDETGWSSFDRLLVGRKPVFLYRNVREWRKRASRMARLPSLNTVHSDKTPEITATDKTVETSSGLLERPAPLRMTEPGDTGDIINTDSTQCRFNPNSYRMLYVASKEAFLYKPNSFTRARQCHPAVTKHLNSKFHQWLARWATQNVADTQHRLCQDWLMGRYENLIPHRTRVVTDNDQSRSPYRQYNRYRIERLKSDSSTEQCA